Proteins encoded in a region of the Inquilinus sp. KBS0705 genome:
- a CDS encoding response regulator — MTYASGALFVSVAIMFKYLTYKPQWRGLSHAMLIIGTIVNLGIVFIIMQEVNIIAIQLIILVIVFSFYMLGQNWGMFYSLLNLLPVLLFMVMIYDHNYFIDFKPEKADASTTIIGVFANFILIIFIHSHFYTAFLKNIKQLRDTSEQQAALNIKFEKAIEKAEKSSQVQSEFLSTMSHEIRTPLNAVIGMSNLMMMNNPRPDQSENLEILRFSANNLLSIVNDVLDFNKIESGKVVFEKIKFNLIDLMHNICGGQILKAEEKGLLFKLDVDSALKKKVIFGDPTRLTQIIFNLVSNAIKFTAQGNIWVRVTCLEDRHNTITVSFSVKDTGIGIKKENLESIFEPFTQESITTTRQYGGTGLGLAIVKRLLELQGLQMHVYSKVGDGSEFSFNMEFPVSTEVIAPVKEKVQQVAANSANTEQEVAEPLGSGLRVLIAEDNQVNVMLMKKLFSKWKIVPTIAENGERAVEIMQYGNFDIILMDLQMPVMNGFDASMEIRKMPDPAKANIPIIALTASALFDIKDQVMAAGMNDYVAKPFKPDELMEKMQSLVSAYQSAL, encoded by the coding sequence ATGACCTATGCTTCGGGCGCCTTGTTTGTGTCTGTAGCCATCATGTTTAAATACCTTACCTATAAGCCGCAGTGGCGGGGCCTGTCGCATGCTATGCTTATCATAGGCACCATTGTTAATCTGGGTATTGTATTTATCATTATGCAAGAGGTAAATATTATTGCCATACAACTTATTATACTGGTAATCGTATTTAGCTTTTACATGCTTGGGCAAAACTGGGGAATGTTTTACTCCCTTTTAAACCTATTGCCGGTGCTTTTATTTATGGTGATGATATATGACCATAATTATTTTATTGATTTTAAACCCGAAAAGGCCGACGCATCTACCACTATAATAGGGGTGTTTGCCAACTTTATACTTATCATATTTATCCACAGCCATTTTTACACGGCTTTCCTTAAAAACATTAAGCAGCTGCGCGATACCAGCGAACAGCAGGCCGCTTTAAATATAAAGTTTGAAAAGGCTATAGAAAAAGCCGAGAAATCATCGCAGGTACAATCTGAGTTTTTGTCGACCATGTCGCACGAGATACGCACCCCTTTAAATGCTGTTATAGGGATGAGTAACCTGATGATGATGAATAACCCAAGGCCGGATCAAAGCGAAAACCTGGAGATATTAAGGTTTTCGGCAAACAACCTTTTATCCATTGTAAACGATGTGCTCGATTTTAATAAGATAGAATCGGGCAAGGTAGTGTTCGAAAAGATCAAGTTTAACCTGATAGACCTGATGCATAATATATGTGGCGGGCAAATACTTAAGGCAGAAGAGAAGGGTTTACTATTTAAACTGGATGTAGACAGTGCGCTAAAAAAGAAAGTTATTTTTGGCGACCCTACTCGCTTAACACAGATCATATTTAACCTGGTAAGTAATGCCATTAAGTTTACAGCGCAGGGTAACATTTGGGTACGTGTTACTTGTTTAGAAGATAGGCACAACACCATTACGGTAAGCTTTTCGGTAAAAGATACTGGTATCGGTATCAAAAAGGAAAACCTGGAAAGCATATTTGAGCCCTTCACCCAGGAGTCTATCACCACCACGCGCCAATACGGCGGCACAGGCTTGGGTTTGGCCATTGTTAAGCGCTTGTTGGAGCTACAGGGCTTGCAAATGCACGTTTACAGCAAGGTGGGCGATGGTTCGGAATTTTCGTTTAATATGGAGTTCCCGGTATCAACAGAGGTTATTGCCCCGGTAAAAGAAAAAGTGCAGCAGGTGGCTGCAAATAGCGCAAATACCGAGCAAGAAGTTGCAGAACCGCTGGGAAGCGGCCTGCGCGTGCTAATAGCCGAGGATAACCAGGTGAATGTGATGTTGATGAAAAAGCTGTTCAGCAAGTGGAAGATAGTGCCTACCATTGCCGAAAATGGCGAGCGCGCAGTAGAAATTATGCAGTACGGCAACTTTGATATTATATTGATGGATTTGCAAATGCCCGTAATGAATGGCTTTGACGCATCAATGGAAATACGGAAAATGCCCGATCCGGCAAAAGCCAATATTCCTATTATAGCCCTTACAGCATCGGCCCTGTTTGATATTAAAGACCAGGTAATGGCAGCCGGTATGAATGATTATGTAGCCAAGCCGTTTAAACCCGACGAGTTGATGGAAAAGATGCAAAGCCTGGTGTCGGCCTATCAAAGCGCTTTGTAA
- a CDS encoding valine--tRNA ligase, giving the protein MSIAKTYLPKQAEEKWYSYWLKHNFFRSVPDEREPYTIVIPPPNVTGVLHMGHMLNNTIQDVLIRRARMKGKNACWVPGTDHASIATEAKVVAMLKERGISKKDLTRQEFLNYAWEWKEKYGGIILEQLKKLGASCDWERTKFTMDDDMSEAVIDYFVLLHKQGLIYRGVRMVNWDPQGKTAVSDEEVIRKEVNQKLYYIKYKVASIKYQDKAEADQKSNDLLLDTEYLTIATTRPETIMADAAICINPNDERYTHLHGKSVFIPLINREIPVILDEYVTMDFGTGCLKVTPAHDLNDYELGQRHKLPVIDILNDDATLNEKAQILVGEDRFAARKKIAVLLEEAGALEKTEDYTSQIGFSERTNAVIEPKLSMQWFCKMAELAKPALKYVLDGEVKLIPEKFINTYRHWMENVRDWNISRQLWWGQQIPAYYLPNGEYVVGKTKEDALAIAQAQNPQLTANDLVQDEDVLDTWFSSGLWPISVFDGVRNPDNAEINYYYPTNDLVTAPEILFFWVARMIMSGHELRGQRPFNNVYLTGIVRDKQGRKMSKSLGNSPDPLDLIDKYGADGVRVGMLLCSPAGNDLMFDESYCEQGRNFFNKVWNAFKLVQGWQVDESLAPRNQIAIEWFESRFNHALIEIEDNFAQYRLSEALMTTYKLVWDDYCAWYLEMIKPAYQQPIDSETYKHTVAFFENILKVLHPFMPFITEELWHDELFGQRTDDDCCIVAQLPVIGQVNTQLNAEVEVIQQVIAQIRNIRNTKQLSPKEALPLAVKTNSAIDYVKYAQVIKQLGNISDLSIVADNVNGATTFIAGTDEFFITLNLTIDVDIERERLKKDEAYLLGFLKSIDAKLSNERFMANAKPEIIENELKKKADAEAKLKIIQDNLDNLGE; this is encoded by the coding sequence ATGAGTATTGCAAAAACATATTTGCCCAAACAAGCCGAAGAGAAGTGGTACAGTTACTGGTTAAAACATAACTTTTTCAGGTCGGTGCCTGACGAGCGCGAGCCTTACACAATAGTTATCCCTCCGCCAAATGTTACCGGTGTGCTGCACATGGGCCATATGCTAAACAATACCATACAGGATGTGCTGATACGCCGTGCCCGCATGAAAGGCAAAAACGCCTGCTGGGTACCCGGCACCGACCACGCCAGCATTGCCACCGAAGCTAAGGTGGTTGCCATGCTTAAAGAGCGCGGCATCAGTAAAAAAGACCTTACCCGCCAGGAGTTTTTAAACTACGCCTGGGAGTGGAAAGAAAAATATGGCGGCATTATACTGGAGCAATTAAAAAAACTCGGTGCATCGTGCGATTGGGAACGTACCAAGTTTACCATGGACGATGACATGAGCGAAGCCGTAATAGATTATTTTGTTTTGCTGCACAAGCAGGGCTTAATATACCGCGGTGTGCGCATGGTAAACTGGGACCCGCAAGGCAAAACCGCCGTAAGCGACGAGGAAGTTATCCGTAAAGAAGTTAATCAGAAACTTTATTATATAAAGTATAAAGTAGCTAGTATCAAGTATCAAGACAAGGCAGAAGCCGATCAAAAGTCTAACGACTTGCTACTTGATACTGAATACTTAACCATAGCCACAACCCGCCCCGAAACCATTATGGCTGATGCAGCTATCTGTATTAACCCTAATGACGAGCGTTATACCCACCTGCATGGTAAAAGTGTATTTATCCCTCTAATTAACCGCGAGATACCAGTGATACTGGATGAGTATGTGACCATGGATTTTGGTACCGGTTGTTTAAAGGTAACCCCTGCACACGATTTGAATGACTACGAGCTTGGCCAAAGGCATAAGCTGCCCGTTATTGATATATTGAATGACGATGCCACGCTTAACGAGAAAGCCCAGATACTGGTAGGCGAGGACCGTTTTGCGGCGCGTAAAAAAATAGCGGTATTACTTGAAGAAGCAGGCGCTTTAGAAAAAACCGAAGACTACACTTCGCAAATTGGCTTTAGCGAACGTACCAATGCCGTTATTGAGCCAAAGTTAAGCATGCAATGGTTTTGCAAAATGGCCGAGCTGGCCAAACCTGCACTTAAGTATGTACTGGATGGCGAGGTAAAACTGATTCCCGAAAAATTTATAAATACCTACCGCCACTGGATGGAGAACGTTAGGGATTGGAATATAAGCCGCCAGCTATGGTGGGGGCAGCAAATACCTGCCTACTATTTGCCAAACGGCGAATACGTGGTAGGTAAAACAAAAGAGGATGCCCTGGCGATTGCCCAAGCACAAAACCCGCAGCTTACCGCTAATGATTTGGTACAGGATGAGGATGTTTTAGATACCTGGTTCTCGTCGGGCTTGTGGCCTATATCGGTTTTTGATGGTGTGCGTAACCCCGATAATGCCGAGATCAACTATTACTATCCAACTAATGATTTGGTAACCGCACCCGAAATATTATTCTTTTGGGTAGCCAGGATGATCATGTCGGGCCATGAGCTGCGCGGGCAAAGGCCTTTTAATAATGTGTACCTAACCGGTATTGTTAGAGATAAGCAGGGTCGCAAAATGTCAAAATCGTTAGGCAACTCGCCCGATCCTTTAGACCTGATAGATAAATACGGTGCCGATGGTGTAAGGGTAGGTATGCTGCTATGCTCGCCTGCCGGTAACGATTTGATGTTTGACGAAAGCTATTGCGAGCAGGGCCGTAACTTTTTTAACAAAGTATGGAACGCCTTTAAACTGGTACAAGGCTGGCAGGTTGATGAAAGCCTTGCCCCACGCAACCAAATTGCTATTGAGTGGTTTGAAAGCCGCTTTAACCATGCCCTTATAGAAATTGAGGATAACTTTGCGCAATACCGCCTTTCTGAAGCGTTAATGACCACCTACAAACTGGTTTGGGACGATTACTGCGCCTGGTACCTTGAAATGATAAAACCTGCCTACCAGCAGCCTATTGATAGCGAAACCTATAAACATACCGTTGCCTTCTTTGAAAACATATTAAAAGTGCTGCATCCGTTTATGCCTTTTATTACCGAAGAGCTGTGGCACGACGAGTTGTTTGGCCAGCGTACCGATGATGATTGCTGTATTGTTGCACAACTGCCAGTTATCGGGCAAGTAAATACACAGTTAAATGCCGAGGTTGAGGTTATACAACAAGTGATAGCACAAATTCGTAACATACGTAATACAAAACAGCTATCGCCAAAAGAAGCTTTGCCACTGGCGGTTAAAACAAACTCGGCAATTGATTATGTCAAGTATGCGCAGGTTATAAAACAGTTAGGTAACATAAGCGATTTAAGCATAGTTGCAGACAACGTTAACGGCGCAACCACCTTTATAGCCGGTACAGACGAGTTTTTTATTACTTTAAATCTAACTATTGATGTTGATATAGAGCGCGAAAGGTTAAAAAAAGATGAGGCGTACCTGTTAGGCTTTTTAAAATCGATAGATGCCAAATTGAGTAACGAACGCTTTATGGCAAATGCCAAACCCGAGATAATAGAAAATGAGCTGAAAAAGAAGGCAGATGCTGAGGCAAAACTAAAGATCATTCAAGACAATTTGGATAACCTGGGAGAGTAA